AGAGATGGCGGAGCAAATTGCAAGTGACCCTGTGTTCAACCAGATGGCTGAACAACTTCAGAAAAGTGCTCAGGGTGCTGGAGAACAGGGTATCCCTGCATTGGATCCTCAACAGTATATGGAAACAATGCAACAAGTCATGCAAAATCCTCAGTTTGTGTCAATGGCAGAGCGTCTCGGGAATACTCTTATGCAGGTACCATGCTTTGATTTCCCCACTTGTTGCCAGGGTTATCCCCAGATGGCGATTTCTCTTATGTTCTCTCCTTTTTGTGATAGGATCCAGCTATGTCCAGTATGCTCGAGAACTTTACCAGTCCAGCTCATAAGGAGCAGCTTGAGGAGAGGATGGCCCGTATCAAGGAAGATCCATCCTTGAAGCCAATTCTTGATGAGATAGAGAATGGGGGTCCATCTGCAATGGTGAAGTAGGTGTTTTTACTCATGTTTACTATTACTATCCATGAGATATGGTAGCTTTAAATTGCtgagatatatattttttcttctaAATTTAGGTATTGGAATGACCCTGAGGTTCTTCAAAAGATTGGCCAGGCAATGGGAGTTGGCCTTCCCGGAGATTCTAGTGCATCCACTGCGCTCTCTGGACCCGAAGAGACTGAGGAGGAAGGAGGTGACGATGATGAGTCCATTGTTCATCACACTGCAAGTGTTGGTGATGAAGAGGTAATGGAGTTAAAAGTGACTTTAGATCTGACTTCTAAAAGGATTGAAAAGCGTTGACATATGAGTTAGGGCCAGTTTCTCTAGATGGATTTATGTTAAACTAGCTTTGTTGGGCTTTTATCTCTGAGTCTTGCTTCTAAATGAGCGATTGGAACTATAGATCCTGTTTATTTGGTGTGGATCCTGCACATCAGTCTTCATTCATTCAATTACAGTAGATCCTACTTATGCTTTTATCTGATAAATTCAGTTCTTTCCTTTTTTGAATTAGGAAAATCTGTGGTTGAATTATGAAAGAACTTTTCATTTGGTTAACAGTGTTTGACCCCATTTTGAATGGATGGATATTTTCCctgaatatttttttattttgaaaaaactATCAGTATTTTATATGTCCCCGAGGGATGTCCTTTAAACAGTTGTACTTGTTCTTTGTTAAGGCTGCATTTACAATTTTGATGACACAACAGGGTCTGAAGAAAGCTTTAGATGGTGGAGCAGACAAGGATGAAGAAGATGCCGAGGGAAGAAGGGCTTTACATTTTGCATGTGGCTATGGTGAGGTAAGTGAATCTGTTGAACTTTCTTAAACAGAAATGGATTACACAACATGCAGCAGGACTTCCAttatgtgtttttttttcttatgtCACTACTATCTGTAGGATCCATGAGTTGTGCAACAAACATTGTTTGGTTTAAATTTTATTTTTACCAGGGCTTCTTGTTGCTGCTCAATTGTTTTACTTTGTGTTATGCAATTTCTTCATTTTAACAAATGTTTTATTTTATTGCAAGGAATTTTCTGCGCTTTTTGATCCTTTGTTGTGGTATTTGTGCTGTTGTATAGTTTTACATATTTGTAGTGTTCTGATTTAGGCCACATGTGGTTATATCATGACATGTCTAATAGAATTAGGTTTCAATGTGTGATCACAAATACAGTCTGGAGCATGCTGTAGTGCTGCATTTCTGTTTGTTTATTTGCATATTTTAGATATGTTTATTTGTGGCAACTAATTGAGTGATGTTCTGTATATTCAGTTGAGGTGTGCTGAAATTCTCCTGAAGGCGGGTGCTGCAGTTGATGCCCTAGATAAGAACAAGAACACTCCGTTGCACTACGCTGCTGGGTATGGTCGGAAGGAATGCGTGGATCTTCTGTTGAAGTATGGTGCTGCTGTGTAAGTCAACCACCTGTTTTTGTTATTTCTTAACATTGGCAATTCCAATATGTCATTTGTGTTTGACTTGTCGAGACGATTACAGCACGCTCCAGAATCTGGACGGGAAAACCCCCATCGAGGTTGCCAGGCTCAACAGTCAGGATGAGGTTCTCAAGTTGCTAGAGAAGGACGCTTTCCTATAGAGAACCGCCAAGCTAAAGTGTATCAAGCCGTCAAACTATTGGTTTTACATTGGTTTATTTATCTCGGTTTGGTGTCGTTGTGTCTGTAACTTGTGATTTTGATATTCTTTTCATAGCGAGTGCCGTGTTTCAGCTAGTCCATGGGTAAGAAGTGCCTGGGCTTGTTCCTGTGCTCCATATGGATCTGTCGTCACAGTTGTTCGTTGTCACAAGAATCGATTCGATTACAGCCATTACCGTCATTCTGAAGGCTATTTTTCTCGATGTTTTCTTGGGTGGGACCGTGGGGGGCAAAGGACTGACTGTAGTAGCCCCCAGGTCCTGAAATCAAATGGTGCAGTACAGCTGCAACCTCCGGGGGCAACAGTTTTTATCAGGTAATTACAGGCAGAAATGATGCTTACAGCTTGGTGCAGCATCACCGTCCGATCAGCGATTGTGGGTTAGTTGCGTGTAACTGATGCGTGCTCCTACAGAGCTGTCAAGCTGCAGCACCGGTATGCAGATGGCGACGGATATGTTAGTCCTACAAGCTGTAAGCTAGCGAGATCGTACAGACCGCCACCACGACACCACGCTCGTCCGTTCTAGACGACAGCACTCGCCTGCGGCTGTCCGAGAATCCGAGATGGACGGGCGGTTGGAGGCCTCGATAACTTGTCGGGGAAAAAATGTTGCCTGAAAAGTTTTATCTGAGAGTTATCTGAAAAGTTGATGTTATTTGTCTGGTTAGGCAAGTGTAAAGAAGTGTTTGGTTGGTGCTTGGGTATGAGAAAACTAATGTGTAGATAGAGTTTGATTTCTCGtctaataaaaatataatatatGCTGTTTAAATAATACATGAAGACAAATACATGATTTAAATAAGTAACAAAAAGTCATAACATAAACCATAAAATAAAAAGTGATATCAATGAGCAATTTAATTTGTTTTTCGAAAGGCAGCAGCAAGAAATTTGTTGTGCATGTATTAATAGAGTAGAAGCAAAGAACAACAAAACCTTTagggagaaaaaaaacaaaacaccCACACACCGGAGCATTAACACGACAACCAGCACAAAACCACAATGCCCGTGAAACAAACTCGGGGCTACCGTTGTCACGCCGCCACAACAACGACCACAGGAAGACACCTTCAGTTGGCTATCGCTGCCAAAGCAGACCTAGTCACACGCATGCGTGAACAAGTGCCTCCgcgccaacgaacaatatttttctcttggcttataagccgtactttttcagccaacgaacagtatttttctctcacaacaaatcagccaacagtactttcagctatggcttatcagccaagtgaaCAGAGCAGATCTTCGCAGACCGTTTTCCGCCAAGCCGTAGCCATCCCCGCGGGTCGCCACCAaccaccaccacgccgagcaATTTAATGTCTTGTCGGATAGAAAATCGGcgtattcgctggttggtttcttggctggtttgggctggctggtgctgatttgttgtgagagaaaaacactgttggctggttgaataagcctggctgcaatcaaccagcgaacagggtgaatCATTTTAGCGGTAACACAGTAACTCTTTTAGTAGTATCAGTAACAGTTTCTAAGCAAACATTAGTACTTTGGTAGATGATTCTTCAAATAATCAATAGTATACAGCACTTGATTGCGTGCCAGGCAAGCCAGGTGCACCCAGGCATACAAATTTGCTCGCCTGGACTTCGAAGCATTGCCTGGTGCAGGCAACGTTCCAGGATAGCATCCAAACGCCATCCAGTCAGCTTCCAGGCAACCTGACTCCCAGTCAAAAGAGACCCAAGCAGTCTCCTCAACTAGGCCTGGGCTGTGTCTTCTCCGTTAATGACGTCGTATCGTATCGGATCGACCAAGCGGTTCTTCGTCGCAGCACGTACGTTGCCTCGCTAGGCGTCACCTTCTACGCCGATCAGCCCAGGCAGTCTCCTCAACTGAGCGTCGAGCCGCGCCTGCTCTCTTGCGCATCGGTGGGTTGCTCTCCAGGCAGACTTGCCACGATCGAGCCGCCTATTGCTCCATccataattttattttattttaaattataagacgttttacaTACAGAAAGGTCAATGTGCAGGTCAGATAATCCACTTTGAATTATAGATAATCTAGATCACCGGATTCTGTTAATACCATCCTACTTCACATCTGCGTATAATTAGATTTTGATTATCCATGTCATGGATGTCTAAAGACTAAGGTTTTGTTTGCTGCACATAAATTCACCCCAATCCATATGGTTTGGGAAAGATTGAGGTGTGGCTGCACACAAATCCACCCCAATCCATCAAACCATGTGGAAACCATGTGAATTGGGGTGGATTTGTGTGCAGCCAAACAAACCCTAAGGGGCTGTTTGGTGCCCAACCACTCCACGCCACATGAGGTGTGACGCCACTGCTAAAACTGTGGTGATGAAAGTGGCCGCCACAACTATGATGAAAATCAACACACAAATAAACTGAAAAGACTCTATAACTACCTAAGCTTACACAGTCCAAACGCCAACATAGCAGCTGCGAGTGTGGCGTGGGGAGTGACGGCGAGGAACCAAACAATCCGAGCCATTGTCATCAGTCCTTGAGTATACTCGTATGCACATTCCTTGGGCCTACCCCCAATCCACACAACACTGTGCCTCTGTCCTCTGAAGGCCCAACCAAAGCCCAGCCCATCGCTACCTCGCTCGGCTGCTCTCCTCCATGAGACCACGACACGAAACCCTGGACTAAACCCTCGTCCCTCCCATTCTCCTCCCTCCCGGCGCCGGAAAAGCGTCTTCACATTCACAGCTCGCCTGTCTCCCTCCCCGGCTCTTCGCCATGGACCCCAGCTTCCGGTTCGAGCCGGACAGCTCCGACGACGAGGCGGCGGGGGCCCCAGCGCGGGGCGTCCCGGCGCAGTCGCCGTGGGAGTTCTCGTCGTACGCGGAGTCCGTGGCGGCGGAGCACGCGCGCCGCCGCACCACCTCCATCGACGAGAAGATCTCGCACCTGCGCCAGGGACGCGGGAAGCCCGTACTCTCCGATGACTCGGAGAGCGACGCGAGCGGCAGCGGGGAGGATGATAGCGACGAGGAGGAGATAGAGGGGGAGAGCGGTGACGAGGAGGACGAGCTGGAGGAGAGCGAGGACGAGGAGGGGGTCGACGGGGAAGCCGATGACGAGGAGGAGGTCGAGGGGAGTGGCGATGAGGAGGTGAGTGGCGATAGGGAGGGGGATGTGGACGGGAGCGACGAGGAGGGAGGAGGCGAGCTGGGAGAAGAGGAGGATGCCCATGAGGTATGCTTGGGGTAGTTTGATTCATCACCACGCTCTTTTCTGTTCAGTTTAGCTGCTGAGGCTGTGCTCTTCACACGACGAGTTATGTAATTCGTTAGGATGGCAAGCCATTTAAGACCATGATGTTTATGTATCCATCACCACTCCATTTGTACTGTCTTTGAAAGTGTAAAACGCCTATTAATCTGTAATGGCAGGAAGAAGATATGGCCGAGCAGAATGACACGAGTGGACCAGTTGATCCTTCTAAGTTTTTCGCTTCTTCGGAGGGGGCATCGTTTCATGCAAATTCGTTCCTTGAGCTTAACTTGTCTCGTCCGCTAGTTCGAGCTTGCGAAGCACTTGGCTACCAGAAGCCAACTCCGATTCAGGTTTGCACTCGCAACTCTTTATTGTTTGGTCATGGTTGAAACTAATTATAGGTATCAAATGCCCAAATCTGACTTCTTACAGTCCTTGAGATATTTCAGATTCTCTAACCACCAGATATTAACTGTAAGATACTACTCCAATTCCTAGTTTCACATGTTAAAAGCTTActaaaatctaaaaaaaaagctTCACCCATATCTTTCTTGTTGGCATCCTGTTGGTTAAGCTAACTGGAAGTAATTTGAATATAGACTTCTAGTTTTTGAAGTATCTTGTTCTGTAGTTGCTCTGTAGGAGCGAGAATTTTGAAGGGACTGGTGATATAATTTTTTGGGTCAGTTGCCACCAATTAATCCATGGAGAGGTGGCGATTAAATGGGATTTGTTCTCGTGATGGATACTCTTATCCCATTGTTGTGATTTACACTGGCACATCTTGTGATTGTGAAATCAACCCTATATTTACTCAAATATTTTTGCCAAATAACGTGTGAGGAAAAGATGCAATTTCCTCCCTGATCCCATAATCTCCCTCCCTTACACATCACAGGAGTTATTAGGTCAAACTTGTTGGCAGATGAGATTCAAACTATAGCAGGGCATTAAAAAAATTGATCCCTGGGGGAAATAGCTCGCCTGAATTGTTGCATTAAGAAGAGGATATCAATACAGGGCGAGAAAAGGGACCGAAGGCTGGACAGCCCAGGAAGGCATAAACACGTTGAAAGTGCCATATCTCAGCGAGCAAGCCCCTCCCCCTTTTTCTGAGACCCAGGGTTGAACCTGGTTGGTGGCGTCACAACTGGATGCCCTACCACCACCCTACCAGTGTGTTCTCTATAGCAGAAATTCAGTTGTAGGGAAAAGTGAACAGTTGTAGAAATTCAGTACTTCAATTGATCTTGCACTCACTTATAGTTTGATAAAGACGTATCTTTGAATAATTATTCCAAATCAATTAGCATTCTATGTACACTTTTCCTTTCTTGTTTAGATCGAAGTGCAGATGTCTTGTGAACTTATTATATAATGAGTTATTGAGGTTGTTCAAAGTATAAATGATTGTAGGATGTAGTCTATGGGTTCAAGCATCTTCacattttatttgtttattttgAGGATGTAGTGGATGAGTGACATTACTATCTTTTCTTTTGAAGGGAAACATAACTATCTTAAGTGCCTAAAATTGTCACAGACTGTTTAGATCCATTCTTCGTTTTCAGAATGAAGATGCTATGTTCCTGTAACATGAACAATGGGTATGAGAATGATTTAATGTTTCACACTGAATTTTTTCTAGGCATTGGTCTCATTAGTTGACCTTTGGGTCTGTATATGTTGTTCACCTGTTCCTAATGTCAAATATCCAGTCATTGTAACCCTGCTTTAAAAGTTAAGTACTGGCCTTACTGGCTCTATATGTATTGGCCACTTCATATTGAGTGGAGCATTGTAACAGGAGATACTAGTATGATACCACTGAGCTTGTACCCAAGATCAAACTTCCATAACTGCTACATTTAATAATGGTTGGTAGTTAAGCAAAGTTTTCTTTTGACCACATTTTGATTACATGTGTTTATATTATATCCCATTGTTTAGTAAAATACGATAACTATGAAACTTGCAACGTAATTTGGTTTCCAATATCATTTTTGCTCAACTCTCTTCATATTCCAGGCTGCTTGCATACCTCTGGCATTAACTGGAAGGGACATCTGTGGTAGTGCTATTACAGGATCTGGAAAGGTATCTCAAATGAACATAAATATTATTTGTGTGGTATTTTGAGGTAGTATATACATAGGTTGACTAATCTCTTTAAGTTAGACAGCTGCTTTCTCTTTGCCTGTGTTGGAACGTCTACTTTTTCGTCCAAAGCGTGTACCTGCAATAAGGGTGCTTATTCTTACTCCAACCAGAGAGTTGGCTGCTCAGTAAGTTCTATAAATTAATTGTTTGATATGATCATCTTTCGTCTTACTTCATTGTGTTGTTAGCCCTTCAGACATAATTAAAACTACACTTGTATTATCTTAGCATGGTCCATTTCCTATCTTTCATTGTTTATCACCAGGCTGCCAATGTTTTGGTGGTGTGTTATATTCTTTGATAGTATGAATGCTGGATTTTTTTAACCTTGATCTTAATATTTTCTGTTGAAACTTTGCTCTTTTGGTCCTtagatatattttttattttttcatgtTGCTCAGTTATTCTTGATTAACCCTTCATATGCTATCGACTTTGGGTTTATTGGGCTGTTTGCATATCTGCAACTTTACAGCTTTATTTGGAACCTTTTGTTATTTGTGCTGGGCATAGTGCATCAATTTGATATTTGCGAGGAGAGTTTTTCTCAATAATATTTTAGTGTAAGTGGAAAAAAGGAAAACAATGGAATCAGATACTATTTATGTTTTTTCCTTTTGCATTGTATAAAATATTAAATGAGAATATCAGCATGCTAGCAAAACAGAGCTGCTCTATTCTTCTTTGTTGTTCACTTTGCTGAACTGCTATAGAAAGTTGTCTTAATTCATTATAACAAGTGTTTTATTTAACACTCAATAACGTTAATTTTTCTCCAATCAGTATCAGTTACCATTTACTTAATTACTAACATTTGTTCCCCTACATATGCAGGGTCCATAGTATGATCGAGAAGTTAGCCCAATTTACTGATATCAGATGTTGTCTCATCGTTGGAGGTCTTTCAACTAAGGTTTCTTGCTTGCGTTGAGTTCTATTAAGTTTTTGATGTTTTCATTGGGTTTTAGCCCTATAGCGTTTGATATTCCTGTGCAAAACACAATGTTTTCTGTGCTTTAAGGTGTGTATGTACTCCAATTCTGTCTTAGTTATGACTGCATGTTAAGCTAGTGTGGTTTGCAGGTATATTCTATTTGCTTGCCCTTCTATTTGCGTGTAAGAAGGATATGGATCTGATCTACTGTAGTAATGGTTTACCTCTGTTCAAACTAAGAAAACTTGGAAAAGCAGAGATGTTTTCCTTGCTTGAATTGCCCTCTACCATCATGAAAGTAAAATTCCTGAATAGTCATTGTATATAGTTGTATTTCTTATAGAACTTACAGGTTTGACATCTGGCCTGCTATTTCCACCACTCTTATTAATGTGTTATAGCATGTTGTGTTGCTATATGTACAAGCTTCCATTATTTGATTTGAATGCTACAATCTTTCACTTCTGTGGTCATAATTTTCATGTTTGCATTCTTCTGTTATTGACCACTACTATTTTTTTTAGTTAAATGCTTCCTGATGATTTTATGGTCCTGCTGATGAAATGTTGTACTCAGGTTCAAGAAGTTGCTCTAAGATCAATGCCTGACATCGTTGTAGCAACCCCTGGGCGCATAATAGACCATCTGCGCAATTCTCTTTCTGTTGGGCTTGAAGATCTAGCTGTTGTGATCCTTGATGAGGCTGATCGCTTGCTAGAATTGGGTTTCAGTGCTGAAATTCAAGAACTGGTAACTGTTGAACTCTGGTTTTGCTGGTTCCTTGTTGCATTTgcttttgtggtagtattcatcatTCAAACAAATACTGGAATTGGCACTAAgagtctttgtttttctttgtgttGTTTTCATTCCTAATGCACTTTTGCCTAATACTCATTGCAGATTCGTATGTGTCCTAAAAGGAGGCAGACTATGCTTTTCTCTGCTACAATGACAGAAGAAATTGATGAACTTATAAAGCTTTCACTAAACAAACCTGTACGTCTCGAAGCTGACCCTTCTCTGAAGCGGCCTGCAACGTTGACTGAAGAGTATGCTCCACCTCTATAGTTATTTCTCTTTAGTCCTCCCTGCCCCCGCCCCCACCCCCGCccccaaaaaataaaataaatttatTGTATGATCTGTGACTTTGTGAGTTTCAACATCTTCATCTGCTCAATGATAttttactgaatatatatatagaacttaCTATATTATCATGTTTGCTCCAAATTTTACACAGGGTTGTTAGGATACGGCGAGCACGTGAGTCAAATCAAGAAGCTGTTCTTCTTGCACTCTGTTTGAAGACTTTCAAGCGAAGTGTTATCATTTTTAGGTCTGTGTTCTTTATAACTTGGTAACCTTTTGATCTGAAGTTTAGGGATCCTTTACTGGGGATACAGTCAACATTAACTGTTTTACTCCTTATCGTGTTAACCTTGAATATCTAAGAATTATGTTGAACTAGTGTCTTTGTCTAGTATTGTGGCTGAAAAGATAATGCGATGAACACAATATATTCATTCATGCAACGTTGTCATAGTCCATCGAGAGGTTTGATGCATGTGTATGTATATCACAATTCTAATTTTATACCGCACATCGGTTCACCACCCATTCATGCAATGTTATCAGAGTCCAAGGGATTTGGTGTATGTGCATGTATACCATGATTGTATTTTTATACCACACATCAGTTCAAGCACTCTTGTGTGCTGTTGTTACCCCTGATTTTTATACTATTTATTGTTTGGATACATGTTTGGTGATATTTGATAGTCTATTTTACTATTTGTATTGTCGTATTGATATTTCATGTCTTGCCCCCCTGCAGTGGGACAAAGCAATCTGCACACAGGTTAAAAATAATATTTGGTCTCTCTGGCATGAAAGCAGCTGAACTTCATGGCAACCTTACACAGGCCCAGCGACTTGAGGTGATTTTATTTGTCATAGGTTTCCCTTGGTTTTGTCTTGGGTATATGATATCAATTGTAATGTTGCAAAATCTGTTATTTCAATGTGTTCACTCGAAGATGTTGGATAGCTGTTGTAATATTGTGTATGAACTCATTGGTAAAATCACCTAACATGCGAGTACGATCCTTTTGGCTCTGTAGCTCACGAAATGTGCACCACACCTCGATTTACGATCCTTTTGGCTCTGTAGTCCACGTAATGTGCTCCACACCTCAGCTTATTGAACAGTTCTGATGGTAAACTTACAGTGTGATGCGAGATAGTTGAGCTTAATACCTTGATCTGAATTATGCTCAGCTAACTTCTTAGGATTGTAGAACCAAACCACATTACCTCAACTTAGTGAAGAAAATCTCCACACTCTTGACTTTGACTCGCACCACATAGATAGTTAGAATACGTTACACGGTTTCTCCAATAAAggaactgcataaattgattgcTGTCACTGTCTAGGCCCAACTGAATGCTTTTGGATCACAGCATGGCAATCTATTACCAGGGATCCAGCATATATTTCTGCCTGGATAATCTAAGCTATAAGTTGTTGAAATTGGAAGATTTAGATTGGATGTTACATCCGAGAACACACGTGTCAATTTTTTTTGGTAACGTCTTAATGTTTACATGGATCCTGCAATTCTGAGATTTTCTgttaattgaatctaattatcataTATCTTTTCACCGATCTGAAAGAGAATTATGTTGTTTGATTTATTACAGGCTCTGGAACTTTTCAAGAAACAGGAAGTAGATTTTCTGATTGCAACTGATGTCGCTGCTCGTGTAAGTGACTTTGTACTTCTCACATTGTTATTTTTCTTTTACTTTGTTGAGATATTGCACTGTTTGGTGCTAGTAATTTAACAAAAAAGATCACTGTATTGTAATGAATGATATTAAACAATAGAAGATATACAAATCACTATTCAAAGGATTTCTTGACAAATTGTTGGTTTAACTTTTAGGGGATTGATATTGTTGGCGTTCGGACTGTAATAAATTTTGCATGCCCAAGAGATGTGAAAACGTAAGTGATACAATTGACTGATTGTTGCTATTTACTTGGTTCATGTTCAAGCTTCCTGTCCTAGGGCAAAGTTATTGATGCAAACATTGTCCAATTGATTATTGAGTTGACTCTATCGTTCATTATTCACTTAGAAACACTGCATCTGTAGTATATCTATTGTTACTAGACTTAGGCTCTTTGCTTTGCCATTTTTCAATAAATATAATTGGAAGTTTTAGTTAAGATTCTTTATCAACTTTTCCAATATGCGCTATCTAAGCCCTTGTGAAGTTTAGGTCACCTTCAGTGGCATGTCTTCTAGTTCAAATACCAAAATTTTAGCAACCAACCTTCTCTTAAATTATTCCATTGGTGTATTTATACAGTAGTTATGTTTATATATTATGAACTGATTAATGAGAGAGTTGGAAGGGCGggctggtgcaagcggtagagtcttaccgcctgtgaccggaaggtcccgggttcgagtcgcggtctcctcgcattgcacaggcgagggtaaggcttgccactaacacccttccccagaccccgcacagagcgggagctctctgcactgggtacgccctttattaaTGAGAGAGTTGATTGTTCTAGAAATAAGTGTATTTTATTACCATTATCTGTTCTCAGAGTCAAACTCTCTACTATAAAACTGTTTTTCATGGTTCCTAAGGTGTCCTGCCATTTGGTCTTGTCCGTGTGGcatgttttttttcttatttttcttatcaCATTTTCTGCCATTGTTCTGTTTGCACCatggtttttttctttttgtttatgttTTGTACATGCAGACTTGCTTGACCTCATTCCATAGCCACCTTCTTTTTTGTTAAAAGAACTTTGAACCGTGAATTTTAATCATGTCACTTGTTTTTGCGGCTTCCTAGTTCCAGTTGTATTTACTTTTGATTTTAGCATACTATTTCGTAAGTTTGTACATTGTTTACGTTGTTGCAGTTATCTTCATCGTGTTGGCCGCACAGCGCGGGCAGGAAGAGAAGGCTATGCTGTGACATTTGTAACCGATGATGATAGGTCCCTCTTGAAAGCAATTGTAAGTATTTGTGTGATATGCTAAAGGCTGAAAATTGTTGTAATTCTTCAGAATAGACGTGCTCACAGATGTGTTGTAATTCTTTTAATCGGATTCTTAAGCAACCTTCTAATTAATAGAATTGCAACCTTTTCCAGACTTAGCCTGCCGTTATTTTTGTAACTCCCTTCATTCTAAAGCTTGGTTATTTGTGTAAAATAAAGAATGGGATATTTCCATGTGGGCTGTGGGCATTTTCATCCCGACTTACCTATTATATACTTGTAGTATATGGGAAACATCCCAAGCAGGTTGCAGAGGCTGGTTCCTTGAGTCACATGTCTTTTAATTATTTCTGTGCCAAACTAATAACAGAAATGCACTCATCTATTGATCTGTGGAGCTCTTCTGagtgttgttttttttttctttcttttgcctCGGTTGTTGCTTATTGGTTTTATTTGACTTACCTTTCAGGCCA
Above is a genomic segment from Miscanthus floridulus cultivar M001 chromosome 3, ASM1932011v1, whole genome shotgun sequence containing:
- the LOC136546592 gene encoding DEAD-box ATP-dependent RNA helicase 28, coding for MDPSFRFEPDSSDDEAAGAPARGVPAQSPWEFSSYAESVAAEHARRRTTSIDEKISHLRQGRGKPVLSDDSESDASGSGEDDSDEEEIEGESGDEEDELEESEDEEGVDGEADDEEEVEGSGDEEVSGDREGDVDGSDEEGGGELGEEEDAHEEEDMAEQNDTSGPVDPSKFFASSEGASFHANSFLELNLSRPLVRACEALGYQKPTPIQAACIPLALTGRDICGSAITGSGKTAAFSLPVLERLLFRPKRVPAIRVLILTPTRELAAQVHSMIEKLAQFTDIRCCLIVGGLSTKVQEVALRSMPDIVVATPGRIIDHLRNSLSVGLEDLAVVILDEADRLLELGFSAEIQELIRMCPKRRQTMLFSATMTEEIDELIKLSLNKPVRLEADPSLKRPATLTEEVVRIRRARESNQEAVLLALCLKTFKRSVIIFSGTKQSAHRLKIIFGLSGMKAAELHGNLTQAQRLEALELFKKQEVDFLIATDVAARGIDIVGVRTVINFACPRDVKTYLHRVGRTARAGREGYAVTFVTDDDRSLLKAIAKKAGSQLKSRIVAEKPVAECAQLIEQLEGQISIIIREERVEREARKAEMEIAKAENMIAHKDEIYSRPKRTWFATEREKKLLAAAAKESLDQGKSTSGVISAKQAEDLRLKEKKRREHEKNLPRKKRRRLEAQREMLEDEDEDDEEAKENDRGKKPKKGQSLVDAAYRKAKSLKAASKRGPGAGKGKKEKNARQHSEKTLNRHEEMRELFQNDMSEWKQGRSSKKNNNFTHKKSKNAFKSKARYNRRK
- the LOC136546591 gene encoding ankyrin repeat domain-containing protein 2A-like, which gives rise to MASDESKNSKPEKPSSAAGAGLPNPFDFSSMSSLLNDPSIREMAEQIASDPVFNQMAEQLQKSAQGAGEQGIPALDPQQYMETMQQVMQNPQFVSMAERLGNTLMQDPAMSSMLENFTSPAHKEQLEERMARIKEDPSLKPILDEIENGGPSAMVKYWNDPEVLQKIGQAMGVGLPGDSSASTALSGPEETEEEGGDDDESIVHHTASVGDEEGLKKALDGGADKDEEDAEGRRALHFACGYGELRCAEILLKAGAAVDALDKNKNTPLHYAAGYGRKECVDLLLKYGAAVTLQNLDGKTPIEVARLNSQDEVLKLLEKDAFL